In the Primulina huaijiensis isolate GDHJ02 unplaced genomic scaffold, ASM1229523v2 scaffold42201, whole genome shotgun sequence genome, one interval contains:
- the LOC140969540 gene encoding uncharacterized protein: MGTLQWTHFTAFFCVFFVIAKCQGPASSPSSTPAAQNIVPPPVTAAAPNIVPPSSTPAAQNIVPPLVTAAAPNVVPPPVIAPTSSPTIPPPQPPQNPPVSSPSQPPAMLPPQPTIPPPVPPPTVPPPAPPPTVPSPATSPAPVQVLPPASPPVIPPPILPPTTPPVQAPAPTITSPAPAPELVPSPSPTPGKHKKRKHEHKHLHAPAPAPTILSPPAPPKVKQTDDATPAPAPTLDLSGGVSIHQLGRTRMPVSAGLIVATLLAAMAFCS; encoded by the exons ATGGGAACTTTACAATGGACTCATTTCACAGCTTTCTTCTGCGTTTTCTTCGTGATAGCCAAGTGCCAAGGACCGGCATCTTCGCCCTCTAGCACACCAGCTGCACAGAATATAGTCCCGCCTCCGGTAACTGCAGCTGCACCGAATATAGTCCCGCCCTCTAGTACACCAGCTGCACAGAATATAGTCCCGCCTCTGGTAACTGCAGCTGCACCGAATGTAGTCCCGCCTCCGGTAATTGCACCTACTTCAAGTCCAACGATCCCACCACCACAACCTCCACAAAATCCACCGGTTTCAAGTCCATCACAGCCACCTGCAATGCTGCCTCCCCAACCTACTATTCCACCACCAGTACCACCACCAACTGTTCCACCACCAGCACCACCACCTACTGTTCCATCACCAGCGACGTCCCCAGCACCAGTGCAAGTGCTGCCACCAGCCTCTCCGCCTGTGATACCTCCACCAATCCTACCGCCTACCACACCACCAGTACAAGCACCGGCACCAACAATAACCTCACCTGCACCAGCACCTGAATTAGTCCCATCACCTTCACCTACTCCTGGAAAACACAAAAAAAGGAAGCACGAGCATAAGCATCTTCATGCACCAGCGCCTGCACCCACTATCCTAAGTCCTCCAGCACCTCCTAAAGTTAAACAAACCGATGACGCAACACCAGCACCAGCGCCAACCTTAGATTTG AGTGGAGGGGTATCCATCCATCAGCTGGGAAGAACTAGAATGCCGGTGAGTGCAGGACTGATTGTGGCTACCCTTTTGGCTGCCATGGCATTCTGTTCCTAA